GCACCTTATTCGAAAAATACGAACTCGTAATCGCCGCTGTAGCCGAATTCGTTAAAGAGCCAGACCCATTCCCCCGGGGTGAAGAAGGCGGCGCAGGTCAAGGCCCAGCACTGCAGGTTGAAGAGCTCTTCTTCCGTGCGGTATCCCTCCACCACCATGTATTTGCTTTTGGCGACCCGTTCCATTTCGCCCAGTGCCTTCTTCAGGTCGGGCAGGTGCAGGTTGTGCAGCGTGGTAAGGGAGATGGCCAGGTCGAACTCCTTGTCGTCGAAGGGTAGGGGGTCCTGGGCGCGGTGGAGGAACAGGCTGGTACGGATTTCTTCCTTGGCATTGGCGATGGCATATGCGGAAATGTCGAGACCGGCGATACGTGCCTTCGGCAGCAGCTGTCGCAGTTCATAGAGCAGGAAACCTTTGCCGCAGCCGATGTCCAGAATGGAGGCGTCGGCGGCCAGGTGGTAATCGCGGACAAGTTTTTCCGCCACAGGCTTCCAGCGGCCG
This region of Geotalea daltonii FRC-32 genomic DNA includes:
- a CDS encoding class I SAM-dependent methyltransferase, whose amino-acid sequence is MGILRDYFTPLHTSTKRDYLSRMCDDKVACMKVARKFGADFWDGERRYGYGGFKYDGRWKPVAEKLVRDYHLAADASILDIGCGKGFLLYELRQLLPKARIAGLDISAYAIANAKEEIRTSLFLHRAQDPLPFDDKEFDLAISLTTLHNLHLPDLKKALGEMERVAKSKYMVVEGYRTEEELFNLQCWALTCAAFFTPGEWVWLFNEFGYSGDYEFVFFE